In Nitrospirota bacterium, a single window of DNA contains:
- the fabZ gene encoding 3-hydroxyacyl-ACP dehydratase FabZ — MMDAREIQSLMPHRFPFLLVDRILLLEPGVKAVGLKNVTINEPFFQGHFPDYPIMPGVLIIEAMAQVAGILAFRSGVKGKGVYFMSIEKAKFRKPVVPGDQIRFEVKVLQQRGNVWKFSGEALVDDKLVSEAEFTAMVSEREL; from the coding sequence ATGATGGATGCCCGTGAAATTCAAAGCTTAATGCCTCACCGTTTTCCTTTCCTCCTTGTAGACAGGATACTTTTGCTTGAGCCTGGTGTTAAAGCAGTCGGCCTTAAAAACGTAACAATAAACGAACCGTTTTTTCAGGGCCATTTCCCTGATTACCCTATCATGCCAGGAGTCTTAATAATAGAGGCCATGGCTCAGGTAGCAGGAATCCTCGCATTCCGTTCAGGCGTAAAAGGTAAAGGCGTATACTTTATGAGCATTGAAAAGGCAAAATTCAGAAAACCGGTTGTGCCAGGTGACCAGATCAGATTTGAAGTAAAGGTCCTCCAGCAGAGAGGCAATGTATGGAAATTCTCAGGGGAAGCCCTTGTAGATGATAAACTTGTATCAGAGGCTGAATTTACAGCCATGGTCTCAGAAAGGGAGTTATAG
- the lpxA gene encoding acyl-ACP--UDP-N-acetylglucosamine O-acyltransferase has translation MGKPKIHPTAIVDPSAKLADGVSIGPYCIVGSGVTIGRNTHLISNVIIEETETGEGCSIYPFTSIGLPPQDVKYKGEKTKVKIGSRNIIREYTTIHRASVGGDGVTNIGNDNFLMAYVHIAHDCKIGNSIVMVNAATLAGHVEVEDFAIIGGLVAVHQFTRIGAYSMVGGFSGVGQDIPPYMTASGSRVKLYGLNLIGLKRHGFSDEIIKDLKQAYKILFRSKLTLKEAIDKVRGDIQASKEIKHLLEFIEKNRRGICR, from the coding sequence GTGGGTAAGCCGAAAATTCATCCAACAGCTATTGTAGATCCATCAGCAAAGCTTGCTGATGGCGTGAGCATCGGGCCATATTGTATTGTCGGCAGCGGAGTAACAATAGGCAGAAATACACATCTCATTTCGAATGTAATTATCGAGGAAACAGAAACAGGAGAGGGCTGTAGCATATATCCATTCACAAGTATAGGCCTGCCCCCTCAGGATGTTAAGTATAAAGGTGAAAAAACTAAAGTAAAAATAGGCAGCAGAAATATTATCAGAGAATACACAACAATTCACAGGGCATCGGTGGGAGGAGATGGGGTAACAAACATTGGCAATGACAACTTCCTCATGGCTTATGTGCATATAGCACATGACTGCAAAATTGGAAACTCTATCGTAATGGTCAATGCCGCTACCCTTGCCGGGCATGTGGAAGTTGAGGATTTTGCTATAATTGGAGGGCTTGTTGCTGTGCACCAGTTTACAAGGATAGGCGCTTATTCGATGGTTGGCGGTTTCAGCGGAGTTGGACAGGACATACCACCGTACATGACCGCATCAGGCAGCCGCGTCAAGCTCTATGGGTTAAATCTCATCGGCCTTAAAAGACATGGCTTTTCAGACGAGATTATCAAAGACCTCAAACAGGCATACAAAATCTTATTCAGAAGCAAGCTCACCCTTAAAGAGGCAATAGATAAGGTTAGAGGCGACATACAGGCCTCAAAAGAGATCAAGCACCTCCTCGAATTCATAGAGAAAAACCGAAGAGGAATATGTCGTTAA